The sequence below is a genomic window from Methylotuvimicrobium alcaliphilum 20Z.
ACCGCGATAGCGATCGCTTGGCGTAACTTTCTAGCCTCATCGGACAACCCGCCGACTAGGCTATCCAGCATATTGAAGCCCATATAATAGATCGCGGTGACCGTCGATGTTTTCAATTGAATGCCTTTTTCTTCCATCGAGCGAGTCAAACCCACTTCGCCGCTGCCGGAAAATTGCACGGCTTGATCGAAACTATCGGAGGCGATGCCGGATGCATCATAGTAACCTTGCAGGAATTTTTGCCAGTAGGGAATCGTTTCTTTTTCCAGCGTAAACACGACTTTATCGATAAAAGGCAAGGCCTTGCCGGCATCTTCGAGCAAGCCTTGCTCTCGGTCCTCCGGTTCACCTTCGTCGGGATAGGCTTCGAAACGAAAATTGGGGTTTTTTTCCAGCACCATGCGCCGATTCGGATTATTTTCCGCCAATAAAAAAGGTCCGGTACCGACCGGATACCAATCGAGCGTGATGTTTTTTTCGATCAAACCATCCTGATTATAAAAAACATCGGCTTCCCAAGGCATCGGCGCGAAAAACGGCATTGCCAACCAATAACTGAATTGCGGATACTTGCCGTTGATTCGAATTTTGTAACGGTACTTGCCCAACGCTTCCACACCGGAAAGTTTCCGCTGCATTAATTCACCGGTTTCGACATCACGGGTAGCCTCGTAAAACTCATCGAATCCAACAATATACTGCTTCATTAATTCAGCGATCGGCGATTGAATCTTCGAATAAGCCAGGCGTTTGATTTGATAAACGTAATCTTCAGCCACCAACTCCCGGGTCTCTAACTGATCGAAATCAGCCAACGCGGTTATGTGCGCTATCTCCGAATCATTCAATGCATGATATCGATACGTTCCGTCACTGTTTTTGGCAAACGCCGGATGCGGCTGATAGCGAACTCCCGCTTTGATTTCAATCAGATAATCGGTAAAGGCAATATGCGCTTCCGCAGCGTTTTCAGGTAATGGATTGCCTTCGACATCAAGATAGACTACTTCCGGCATTTGCATCGCGGTCAACGGGACCAGTTCATAGGGCCTTTTGAGGTAATGATATTGAAATGGCGGCTCATAAATCTGTCCGAGAAACGTATATTCGTTGGCACTATAGGAAATCGCCGGGTCCAGATGCTTCGGCCGCTCGGTAAATGCAGAATAAAGTACGGCCAAATCAGCGTCTTTTTTCGAATAAGGGTTATTCAATTGCGAGATATCGCAAGCACTTAAGAAAAAGGCAAATGCCGACAAAACTGCAGCAATTCCCAATTTGTGGATCAAAAAGGGTGTGGGATGTGCTTGGCGAGGATGTCGGCAGCGGGACAGATTTTTGCTCCTCGGCAATTGCTCCTGCATTGCCCTACTACACGCCATCCTTGGCGTAATGCAAAATCTGCATTCACGCCATCGTTGGCGCTTAGCTGCCGCCATGCCCCCATGGATGGGTTTACGGCGTTCCTCGACAGGCATACCCCACACCCTAAGATCGGCGAAACTGCTCAAACTGGGAATTGCCGACAAAACTGCTTTTACACCGATAGTTTTAGATTTTATGTTCATCAGCAGCGTATTCATCCACAAAAGGCTGGACATCAAATTAACGGTTAGAGATACTTTGCGCTATTCTAACAATAAACCAATGGAGAGATAATATGGGTTTCATGCAAGGCAAACGTGTCTTGATTGTCGGCTTGGCCAGCAACCGCTCAATCGCTTGGGGTATTGCCAAGGCAATGCACCGTGAAGGTGCCGAACTGGCATTTACGTTCCAAAACGACAAATTGCAAGAACGTGTCGTCAAAATGGCCGCCGAGTGCGGCTCCAATATCACTGTCGAATGCGATGTCAGCAATGACGACCATATCGAAGGCGTATTCAAGGAACTAGGCAAGCACTGGGATGGACTGGACTGCATCGTGCACTCGGTGGCTTATGCGCCTAGAGAAGCGCTGGACGGCGATTATGTGGAAGCCACGACCCGAGAGAATTTCCAAATCGCTCACGATATCAGTTCTTACAGCTTTACCGCACTGGCTAAAGCGGGCCGGCCGATGATGAAAGGACGCAACGGCGCCTTGTTGACGCTAAGCTATCTAGGTGCCGAACGCGCGATCCCGAATTATAATGTCATGGGGGTCGCTAAAGCCAGCCTGGAAGCCAATGTCCGTTATATGGCCGTAGCTTTAGGCGCCGAAGGCACTCGTGTCAATGCGGTTTCAGCCGGCCCTATTAGAACACTGGCAGCTTCCGGCATCAACAATTTCAAGGCGATGCTGAGTAAAGCGGCCGATACGTCTCCTTTGAAAAAGAATGTCACCATTGAAGAAGTCGGCAACGCAGCGGCATTTTTATGTTCGGACCTGGCTTCCGGCATCACCGGAGAAATCACCTATGTTGACGCAGGCTATAACATAGCGGGTTTAG
It includes:
- a CDS encoding enoyl-ACP reductase FabI: MGFMQGKRVLIVGLASNRSIAWGIAKAMHREGAELAFTFQNDKLQERVVKMAAECGSNITVECDVSNDDHIEGVFKELGKHWDGLDCIVHSVAYAPREALDGDYVEATTRENFQIAHDISSYSFTALAKAGRPMMKGRNGALLTLSYLGAERAIPNYNVMGVAKASLEANVRYMAVALGAEGTRVNAVSAGPIRTLAASGINNFKAMLSKAADTSPLKKNVTIEEVGNAAAFLCSDLASGITGEITYVDAGYNIAGLAAS
- a CDS encoding ABC transporter substrate-binding protein, giving the protein MNIKSKTIGVKAVLSAIPSLSSFADLRVWGMPVEERRKPIHGGMAAAKRQRWRECRFCITPRMACSRAMQEQLPRSKNLSRCRHPRQAHPTPFLIHKLGIAAVLSAFAFFLSACDISQLNNPYSKKDADLAVLYSAFTERPKHLDPAISYSANEYTFLGQIYEPPFQYHYLKRPYELVPLTAMQMPEVVYLDVEGNPLPENAAEAHIAFTDYLIEIKAGVRYQPHPAFAKNSDGTYRYHALNDSEIAHITALADFDQLETRELVAEDYVYQIKRLAYSKIQSPIAELMKQYIVGFDEFYEATRDVETGELMQRKLSGVEALGKYRYKIRINGKYPQFSYWLAMPFFAPMPWEADVFYNQDGLIEKNITLDWYPVGTGPFLLAENNPNRRMVLEKNPNFRFEAYPDEGEPEDREQGLLEDAGKALPFIDKVVFTLEKETIPYWQKFLQGYYDASGIASDSFDQAVQFSGSGEVGLTRSMEEKGIQLKTSTVTAIYYMGFNMLDSLVGGLSDEARKLRQAIAIAVDYEEFISIFMNGRGEAAQGVLPPGIFGYAEGQEGLNRYVYDWVDGRPKRKSIEAARQLMVEAGYPGGIDPKTGQPLILYFDTTSSGIDDRSRLNWFRKQFRQLGIKLVIRGTDYNRFQQKMRAGNAQIYMWGWNADYPDPENFFFLLYGPNGKVQFGGENTGNYQNPEFDRIFEKMRNMDNTDERFRLIQKLQEQVRYDVPWLFGFYPKDFILYHQWYKNVKPNLMANNRLKYVRIDTAIRTEKRQQWNQPVFWPIVLVLLLLAVLIVPAVLAYCRKIRALAH